Below is a genomic region from Miscanthus floridulus cultivar M001 chromosome 1, ASM1932011v1, whole genome shotgun sequence.
AGTCAAGGATCCAGTGACAACAATGAGCACCCCATCCTTGTGAGATAATTGTGCATCTACACTCTGTATCTCTGTTAAGCAGTTCCTGAAGTCCATAGACACAATTTTTTCATTAATGCCCTGTACAGAAAAATGGTGGTTCCAAGATTTAAACTCAATTTCAGACAGCATGCATATTGTACGAATAAGTCAATAAATCCTCATACGAGAACTTACACTCTTAGTGGTTACATACACCATAGTTCCGTTGGAATCTGGTCGACCAAGAATACTTGAATCTTGGTAAAACTGGTGCACTTGATCTGGTTGCTCAAGTAGAATGCGGTAATATTGCTAAACAAAAGCGCCACCTATCTATAAACAACAAAAATAACATTCAGCAATATTTGTGACAATCCCATGCAATGAATTGAAACACAGGAGAATATAGATTACCACGTGGGGACTTATACGGTGGTTTACTGGGTTCCGTGCTTGCCATGACATTTCTGAAGGGAAGAAACAAATTAATGCCTTGCCACAAGCACGATAGTTATGCCTCACAAGAACCACAACCACAAATGCAGCTTGTAGAAGTGGACAATCAAGGATAGAAAAGGAATTAAAAAAACAACTGAGGGGAAGAACAAATTAATGCCTTGCCACAAACATGATAGTTACGCCTCACAAGAATCACAAGCACAAGTATAGCTTTTAGAAGTCGACAATCAAGGGTAGAAAAGGAATTAAAAAACGACAAGCAAACCATAAACATTTAGATCTGTTCAAATAGGTATAAGGTAAACTAGAATTTTTTTGTATATATACTAAAAACATGACACATGCCTGGTTTCAACAATCAGTCAAATAGAATCCATAGGTCAAAAAGGTATAATTCTATGCCCAAACTAAGGTAGTGTTTGGTtgctcctcctaaattttagtcgttgttccattgaatgtttggacacatacatggagtattaaatatagactaattacgaaactaattgcatagtttacgactaatttgcgagacgaatcttttaagcctaattagtccatgatttgacaatgtggtgctacagtaaacatgtgctaatgacgtattaattaggctttaaaaaatcgtctcatatagtactgacggattatgtaatttgtttttttattagtatccgaacaccccatgcaataTTCTCTcaacatacctcctaaattttagtcactggatccaaacaccacctaatAAACATCAGCCGCTTTCTAAGTTTCCTATCCAACAACCCCAACAAGATTATCACTGTCGTAAAAAGATACTGAAAAAGAATTGCATAACAATTCCTTTCAAGAAAGTTCAAAACAGGTAGTCAATCATTCAGGACACTTGTAAAACAGAAGCTTCAATCACTGTAACATTTGGTTTTGACACACTTAATAGTTCACaatcagtggcggagccaggaattTATGGCTGGATATGCCACATGTATAAAATTTCAAAGCAGCCGCAGCAGGGAAAAGGGCAAGGGCCACAGCCCGCAGGGGGCGACCGGTCGAGCCGGCGAGGGGGGAGTGCAGGGGGCGAGTCGGCCGGAGTGGGGGACGTGGCGAGGTGCTGCCCGGCGGTGCCGGTCGCCGGAGTAGGGGAGGTGCGCCGTGCTCGGGGCCGTCTCAAGAAATTTGGGGCTAGAGCGACGATAAATCGGGGCCCTAAAGTTTATACAAGTTGTATGGCTAATAAAATTAAATCATAGCTTCAGTGAAATATATGACTTTAACATGTATTATAGACATACTTTCACTTAAATTTATAACTTTAATATGTATTCTTTTGTACCATATGTAGAAATATAGTAAAAATATTACTAACCTCAAGAATCATATTTTCTATTTCTAGTAGACATGATGTGGATTGAATTAATTTAAATAAATTCATAGAGTGTATATATGTATTAAGTCAAGTCCCATGCCTAAATGTCTTATGTCTTCAGTCCTTCACTCTAATCAGAACAAAAGAAAACACAAACAAATCAAATCAGCCGACAACAACATTAGTAAATTATTAAATTAAGAATTTGCTAGCACGCAAGGACTCTATAGGTCTAATTAACTTACCTGTTCCAGCCGGTCCAGGCACATATTCAGGGTCACAAGCAGGTCAAGATTGAAAGGCACTAGGTAGGAAGAGGACACTTGGTAGACGGGGTCGACGCTCAGTTCTTGCGATATTGCGGCAGATGAATCATCGAGTGTAATGCTTCGGCTTGTGGGGCGCGGCGGCAGATGAATCATTAGCTAGTTAGGCACACGTCAGGCAGCAACGAGCCGTGAAGCCGCACGCGAGCAGGGAAAGGGGCACCGGGCAGGGGCGACCGGGCGACGGAGTCACGAAGATGTATTCCGGGGCTTCGTTCGTGGGCTGCCAGAAACTTTTGTTGTATTGGGCCTTCGAGTGACTCTTCCAAGATACGTATAAACCTGTGTATTAGTGTATATTATACATATTAATTTTTTCTCCCAAATCATGGGTATGCCAAGGCATAAGGGGCATACCCCTACCGCCGCCCATGTTCACAATAAACAAGTGTTACACACACCATATTTCTCTTGGAACTTGCTATGGAAGCGAATCAGACAAATCAAATAGGCAATGCACAATCTGTCCATCCTTGCAACTCTACAACAAGGATCGCGTTATCGTGCGACGCTCGCACGTTGTCTTCCTCCTCGCCGACACCATCCTCACCTCGGCTCCTGCCCCCGCTGGCACCTGTCCACCGCCGCCCCTACCCTCGCGCATCCACCATCCATGCCCGGCGGCTCCCGCCGCCTCCCGCCACCACCTCCTCGACCTTTCCTAACCACAGGGCAGCTTATCGGCGATGACGTCCTCGTCCGCACCCCTGCCCCCTCCCCTCGACCTGCCCTCCCCTAATCACAGGACAGCTCACCGATGACTCCGCTGTGACGCGCTCACCGCCAACCCCACCCACTGCCCCACCCCACCGCCGTCTCGCCTACCACCACTGCACATGACTGCCACCATCCAAACTCCCTTCTAAAGCCACCGGTGAGCAGATGCCTAACCCCGAtgagtcttcttcttcctctccggtgGGGGCGCAGACACATATGGGTCACGCGCTTTCCAAATGgaggcttttacctgtgtgccattaaaaagttGATAATTACCCACATGCCATTAAAAAGTTGAGCTCCCACAAGTGCCACTGCTCTCAAC
It encodes:
- the LOC136463816 gene encoding nuclear transport factor 2-like gives rise to the protein MIHLPPRPTSRSITLDDSSAAISQELSVDPVYQVSSSYLVPFNLDLLVTLNMCLDRLEQQYYRILLEQPDQVHQFYQDSSILGRPDSNGTMVYVTTKSGINEKIVSMDFRNCLTEIQSVDAQLSHKDGVLIVVTGSLTSDEGVFRRFTESFFLAPQEGGGYFVLTDIFRFILERKPAEINQVATQENKISQNGRPASETCSALPEPIPADRSVISDHATAESNVTERQVSDPAANGTVIET